Within the Magnetospirillum sp. genome, the region GCGCCTGCGGGCCGTATGGGAAGACTACTATCGAGAGATGCAGCGTGTCGCTGACGAGCTATTGCGCCTGCTCGCGATAGCGCTCGACCAGCCGGAGACCATGCTCGTCGCCAAGACCAGCCGCTGCTACTCGAATCTGCGGGCCCAACACTATCCGCCGTTGGCGGCGCCGCCGCGACCGGGCCAACTGCGCGCCGGCGCACACACCGATTACGGCGCCGTCACGGTCTTGCGCGGCGACGCGCACGCCGACGGGCTGCAAGTCGAAGTCGAATCTGGAGAATGGCGCGACATTGTCTTTCCAGAGGGCGCCTATGTGGTCAATCTCGGCGACCAACTCGCCATGTGGTCGAACGACCGCTGGCGTTCGACGCTCCATCGCGTGGTCGTACCCGAAGATGCGAGCACGCGCGGCCGGGGGCGTCTGTCGCTCGGCTTCTTCCACATGCCGGACGCCGCCGCGACAATCGAATGCCTGCCGAATTGCGCCAGTCCGGAGCGGCCATCAAGGTATCCGCCCATCTCGGCAGGCTGGCACAAGCGCCTCAAATTCGCGATGGCGAACGGGCTCGACGATGTCGTCGCATCGGCGCCCGAGAGCGCGCGCCGCGCCGTTGCGGCGTGGCGATGACGGGTGGCTTGCGAAAGTTGCGCGATGCGCTCGCGCGTCGCGAACTTACCGCGCGCGCAGCCGTCGAAGCGAGTCTCGAAACGATCGCGCGGCGCGATCCCGCCTTGTGCGCGTTCTTAACCGTATCGGCCGAGTCCGCACGCGCCTCGGCCGATGCGCTCGACGCGCGCAAGGAAATCGTCGGCCCGCTGCACGGCGTGCCGGTGGCGATCAAGGACCTCGCGGACACGGCAGGCATCCGCACAACCTACGGGTCCATGCTCTATCGCGATCACATCCCCGAGACAGACGATGCCGTCGTCGAAAGGCTCAAGCGCGCCGGCGCGATCATCGTCGGCAAGACCATGACGCCCGAATTCGGCTTCGGCGCCGTCTGCGTCAACGATCTCGCAGGGCCGACACGAAATCCATTTGATCCAGCACTTACCTCGGGCGGCTCGTCGGGCGGGGCCGCCGTCGCCGTCGCTGCCAGCATGGTATTGCTGGCGCACGGGACGGATTTCGGTGGCTCGGTGCGCACGCCTGCGAGCTTCTGCGGCGTGGCAGCACTGCGCCCGACGCCCGGACGCCTTCCCAATCCCGCGCGTGCACTTGGCTGGGATATGCTCGCCACGGCAGGCTTCATTGCAGGGAGCGTCGACGATCTCGCCCTCGCGATCGAGGCCACCGCCGGGCCCGATCCGCGCGACCCGCTCTCGATGCGCAGCTTTCCGCCAGCACCTTCCTCCGCACGGAAGCCGCGCGTTGCGTGGACCGAGGATTTCGGCGTCGCTCCGGTGGCACGCGCCGTCCGCGTGCCGTTCCGTACGGCCGTCGCCAAGCTCGAACGGACCTTCGGCGCGCACGCAGCACATCCGGATTGCGCGAACGCGATCGAAACCTTCCACACACTGCGACCGCCCTTGATCCGCCAAGCCTATCTGCGGCATTACCGCACGCACGGCGAAGCACTGACGCGCACCGTCCGCTGGTGGATCGAGCGCGGTGCTGAGACCAAAGCCGCCGATTGGCTCGCCGCCGAGGCGGAGCGCACAGCGCTCTACCGACGCTTCCTCGCCTTCTTCGACGAATGGGACGTGCTCGTGGCGCCAGCGGCGTCTGTGCTGCCGTGGCCCAACGATGTCGGCGACGTGACCGAAATCGATGGAGAAACGCTATCCACGCTCGTCGACTATCTGGCCGTCACCTTTATCGTGTCGCTGGTCGGTTGCCCAGTCGTGGTCGTGCCTGCGGGCCGCGCCGCGAACGGGCTGCCTGTCGGCATCCAATTGATCGGCGCGCCGGGCAAAGACGCGGCACTGTTGGCGCTCGCCGCCCAAATCGAGGAAGCTTGCGCTTTCCAGCGCGTCGAACCGCCGTGAGGGACGCGTATATGAAGGCCAGTTCACGGACGACGCATCGATTGAGGGAGGGCACGAAATGACTTCGCGCAAACGCGATCTGTACGGCTACGGCTTTTCGGCACCTCGGGTCGTGTGGCCAAACGGCGCGCGGCTCGCCGTGTCGCTCAATCTCAATTTCGAGGAAGGGGCGGAACTTGCCGTCGGCGACGGCGACGCCCGCAACGAGCCGTTCGGTGAGGTGCAGAGCATCGTGCCAGCCGGCCGACGCGACCTTACGCTCGAAGAAGTGTTCGGCTATGGCATGCGCGCAGGCCTGCCCCGATTCTTGACGGCCTTCGAGCGACATCGGACGAAAGTCACGCTGATGATGTGCGGGCGCGCAGTCGAGCGCTCGCCAGAGTGCGCGCGCGCTTGCGTGGCCGCAGGCCACGAGCCCGCGCTGCATGGCTGGCGGTGGATTTCCCATGTCGAATTTGACGACGCCGAGGCCGAGCGCGCGGAAATCCGGCGCGGTCGCGACGCGATCGAACGCATCGTCGGCATCAAGCCGATCGGGTTCATGTGTCGATCCAGCCAGAGCGCGCACACGCGACGGCTCTTGGTGGAGGAAGGCTTCCTCTACGACACCAACGCGCTCGACGACGACCTGCCTTATTGGGATCGCCAATCGGGTGCGCGGCCGATTCTGATCGTTCCTTACGCCTTCGACACGAACGACATGAAGTTCTACCACCCGACCGGCTTCCGCACGCCGGACGAGTTTCTGCTTTATCTGCGACGCGCGCTCGAAACGCTGTTGACCGAGACGGACGCAGGCGCCACACGCCTTATGAATGTCGGCCTGCACTTGCGGATCGCGGGCCGCCCAGCGCGGTTTTGGGCGGTCGAGCGCTTTCTTGAGGATCTGGGAGCACTCGGCGATCGCGTCTGGGTTGCCACGCGCGCAGACATCGCGCGGGCTTGGATCGGCGCGCAGCCAGCATGAGGGTGCTGCTTATCAACCCGAACACCAACCAAGCGACGACGGCGGCGATGGTCGAGATCGCGCGCGAGTCCGACCCACATGCGAGGGTCAATGGCGCAACGGCGCGCACCGGTGCGCCGCTGCTCATCGACGAAGCTTTGCTTGCCCAAGGCGCGCAAGCGGTTGTCGAACTGGTGCGCGCAACGGATTTTTCCAGCTTGGACGGCGGCATCGTCGCGGCGTTCGGCGATCCCGGCCTCGAGGCCGCGCGCTCAATCTGCAGCGTCCCGCTCGTCGGCATCGCGGAAGCCGCAATGGCCGAAGCGGCAACGGCCGGCCGGCGCTTCGTCGTCGTGACGACAACCCCGCTCCTCGTGAGCGCCATCGAACGCCGGGCCGCTGCCTACGGCCACGGTACCGCGTTCGGCGGTGTGCGGCTGACCGATGGCGACATCAATGCTCTGATGGCCGATCCGGCGGCGCTCGAGGCCGCTCTTGCGCGCGCCTGCGAACGCACGATCGCTGAAGACGGCGCCGATGCGATCGTGATCGGCGGCGGGCCCTTGGCCGTCGCCGCACGCGCGCTGGCCCCGCGTTTCGCCGTGCCGATCATCGAACCGATTCCGGCTGCGATACATCTTCTGCGCGCACGGCTTGCACGCATCGTCTAGCAGACCGCCGAAGAACTCGCATTGATTGCGCGCGAGTGCAGCGACGACGCAGCCTACCAATACAGCCGCTGAGGGTTCGTCTCGCGGCTGGCTCGCATTTACGGCATCAGTCCCGGCGGCTATGTTCTAGAATCGTCCGCTTGGACGGTAAAAGGGCTCGTTGCCTAGACCGTCGAGATAGCCGTCGTAGAATTTGTGCACGTGCGGGAATACGTCGCGCGCCAATTGGCGGCGCTCGTTCTCGGCATCTGTAAGCGGACGCGCAAAGCGCACGGCAATCTCGGCCAGCACAGCCTGCCTGTCGACGTGCACGAAGCGGCCGTCGCGATACACGGCCTCGCCCGCAACAAAGACAGTTTTCACCGCCGTCGATTTGGCGCGCTGAACCAGCACATCCACCGGCGGAATATCCGGGCTTTGGTACGGATATGTGACGGCGTCCCAATCGAAGAGAACGATGTCGGCTTCGCGACCGGGCGACAGGCGTCCGATGCGGCCGGCAAACGGCGTG harbors:
- a CDS encoding aspartate/glutamate racemase family protein; protein product: MRVLLINPNTNQATTAAMVEIARESDPHARVNGATARTGAPLLIDEALLAQGAQAVVELVRATDFSSLDGGIVAAFGDPGLEAARSICSVPLVGIAEAAMAEAATAGRRFVVVTTTPLLVSAIERRAAAYGHGTAFGGVRLTDGDINALMADPAALEAALARACERTIAEDGADAIVIGGGPLAVAARALAPRFAVPIIEPIPAAIHLLRARLARIV
- a CDS encoding isopenicillin N synthase family oxygenase, whose amino-acid sequence is MATALSLIDISCVREGDASAKRAAASALDTAARELGFLAVVGHGVPDSLFTAAMAEARAFFALQETAKRACARPSREESRGYAAMGGEALGKSLGAEAAYDLKETFAIGPIETYAPEEIGEHAYPHYTHNVWPAELPRLRAVWEDYYREMQRVADELLRLLAIALDQPETMLVAKTSRCYSNLRAQHYPPLAAPPRPGQLRAGAHTDYGAVTVLRGDAHADGLQVEVESGEWRDIVFPEGAYVVNLGDQLAMWSNDRWRSTLHRVVVPEDASTRGRGRLSLGFFHMPDAAATIECLPNCASPERPSRYPPISAGWHKRLKFAMANGLDDVVASAPESARRAVAAWR
- a CDS encoding amidase, producing MRKLRDALARRELTARAAVEASLETIARRDPALCAFLTVSAESARASADALDARKEIVGPLHGVPVAIKDLADTAGIRTTYGSMLYRDHIPETDDAVVERLKRAGAIIVGKTMTPEFGFGAVCVNDLAGPTRNPFDPALTSGGSSGGAAVAVAASMVLLAHGTDFGGSVRTPASFCGVAALRPTPGRLPNPARALGWDMLATAGFIAGSVDDLALAIEATAGPDPRDPLSMRSFPPAPSSARKPRVAWTEDFGVAPVARAVRVPFRTAVAKLERTFGAHAAHPDCANAIETFHTLRPPLIRQAYLRHYRTHGEALTRTVRWWIERGAETKAADWLAAEAERTALYRRFLAFFDEWDVLVAPAASVLPWPNDVGDVTEIDGETLSTLVDYLAVTFIVSLVGCPVVVVPAGRAANGLPVGIQLIGAPGKDAALLALAAQIEEACAFQRVEPP
- a CDS encoding polysaccharide deacetylase family protein, which translates into the protein MTSRKRDLYGYGFSAPRVVWPNGARLAVSLNLNFEEGAELAVGDGDARNEPFGEVQSIVPAGRRDLTLEEVFGYGMRAGLPRFLTAFERHRTKVTLMMCGRAVERSPECARACVAAGHEPALHGWRWISHVEFDDAEAERAEIRRGRDAIERIVGIKPIGFMCRSSQSAHTRRLLVEEGFLYDTNALDDDLPYWDRQSGARPILIVPYAFDTNDMKFYHPTGFRTPDEFLLYLRRALETLLTETDAGATRLMNVGLHLRIAGRPARFWAVERFLEDLGALGDRVWVATRADIARAWIGAQPA